In the genome of Triticum dicoccoides isolate Atlit2015 ecotype Zavitan unplaced genomic scaffold, WEW_v2.0 scaffold44129, whole genome shotgun sequence, the window NNNNNNNNNNNNNNNNNNNNNNNNNNNNNNNNNNNNNNNNNNNNNNNNNNNNNNNNNNNNNNNNNNNNNNNNNNNNNNNNNNNNNNNNNNNNNNNNNNNNNNNNNNNNNNNNNNNNNNNNNNNNNNNNNNNNNNNNNNNNNNNNNNNNNNNNNNNNNNNNNNNNNNNNNNNNNNNNNNNNNNNNNNNNNNNNNNNNNNNNNNNNNNNNNNNNNNNNNNNNNNNNNNNNNNNNNNNNNNNNNNNNNNNNNNNNNNNNNNNNNNNNNNNNNNNNNNNNNNNNNNNNNNNNNNNNNNNNNNNNNNNNNNNNNNNNNNNNNNNNNNNNNNNNNNNNNNNNNNNNNNNNNNNNNNNNNNNNNNNNNNNNNNNNNNNNNNNNNNNNNNNNNNNNNNNNNNNNNNNNNNNNNNNNNNNNNNNNNNNNNNNNNNNNNNNNNNNNNNNNNNNNNNNNNNNNNNNNNNNNNNNNNNNNNNNNNNNNNNNNNNNNNNNNNNNNNNNNNNNNNNNNNNNNNNNNNNNNNNNNNNNNNNNNNNNNNNNNNNNNNNNNNNNNNNNNNNNNNNNNNNNNNNNNNNNNNNNNNNNNNNNNNNNNNNNNNNNNNNNNNNNNNNNNNNNNNNNNNNNNNNNNNNNNNNNNNNNNNNNNNNNNNNNNNNNNNNNNNNNNNNNNNNNNNNNNNNNNNNNNNNNNNNNNNNNNNNNNNNNNNNNNNNNNNNNNNNNNNNNNNNNNNNNNNNNNNNNNNNNNNNNNNNNNNNNNNNNNNNNNNNNNNNNNNNNNNNNNNNNNNNNNNNNNNNNNNNNNNNNNNNNNNNNNNNNNNNNNNNNNNNNNNNNNNNNNNNNNNNNNNNNNNNNNNNNNNNNNNNNNNNNNNNNNNNNNNNNNNNNNNNNNNNNNNNNNNNNNNNNNNNNNNNNNNNNNNNNNNNNNNNNNNNNNNNNNNNNNNNNNNNNNNNNNNNNNNNNNNNNNNNNNNNNNNNNNNNNNNNNNNNNNNNNNNNNNNNNNNNNNNNNNNNNNNNNNNNNNNNNNNNNNNNNNNNNNNNNNNNNNNNNNNNNNNNNNNNNNNNNNNNNNNNNNNNNNNNNNNNNNNNNNNNNNNNNNNNNNNNNNNNNNNNNNNNNNNNNNNNNNNNNNNNNNNNNNNNNNNNNNNNNNNNNNNNNNNNNNNNNNNNNNNNNNNNNNNNNNNNNNNNNNNNNNNNNNNNNNNNNNNNNNNNNNNNNNNNNNNNNNNNNNNNNNNNNNNNNNNNNNNNNNNNNNNNNNNNNNNNNNNNNNNNNNNNNNNNNNNNNNNNNNNNNNNNNNNNNNNNNNNNNNNNNNNNNNNNNNNNNNNNNNNNNNNNNNNNNNNNNNNNNNNNNNNNNNNNNNNNNNNNNNNNNNNNNNNNNNNNNNNNNNNNNNNNNNNNNNNNNNNNNNNNNNNNNNNNNNNNNNNNNNNNNNNNNNNNNNNNNNNNNNNNNNNNNNNNNNNNNNNNNNNNNNNNNNNNNNNNNNNNNNNNNNNNNNNNNNNNNNNNNNNNNNNNNNNNNNNNNNNNNNNNNNNNNNNNNNNNNNNNNNNNNNNNNNNNNNNNNNNNNNNNNNNNNNNNNNNNNNNNNNNNNNNNNNNNCAGCGGCGGGGGCACCTCCAGCTGTTTATCCCTCCGGGAGAAGCTGTCATTTCTGGGCTGCCTGGGGGATATCCTCCAGCCGTTCctgttctgcgtgaagaaccctggATTCGCCAATGAGGTAGGCGGCCGCATCAAGAAGCTAAATGATGAGCTGGCCACCATCCGCATGGGTGTCGCTGACTTCAACTTCATTGACCTTGGCTCCTATGAGGAACGAAGGAGGCCGCCGACCAGTTCAGCCTCCTACCCCAGGCGCGAAAATGCACAGTTTGTCCAGTCAGATCTTGTGGGGGATCAGATCAAGAAGAATACAGAGGAACTGGTGCAGAAGCTAATCTCAACCGACCACCGCGACCATGGTATTGGTAGCAGCAACATGGTCAAGGTGGTGGGCATCGTTGGCCAGGGCGGCATAGGCAAGAGCACCCTCGCCAAGAAAGTCTTTGCAAGCGAGGCCATCAAGGAGGAGTTCAAAATCAAGATATGGTTGAGCGTCACTCAGCAGTTCAACAAGGTGGACCTGCTAAGGGCTGCCATCTCCCAAGCCGGGGGGAAGCATGGTGATGAGAACGACGAGACCATCCTCGTGCAGGACCTCACCGACGCTCTATCAAAAAAGAAGTTTCTGTTGGTCATGGATGATGTGTGGAACCAAGAAGCATGGGAAAATGTGCTTCGCACCCCCATTCCTAATGCCGCCGATACTCAACCAGGAAGCCGAGTCTTGGTTACCTCAAGAAAGGTTGATGTCGTTCGGAGCATGGGAGCTTCCATCCTACGTGTCGACACACTAAACGATGAAGATGCTTGGTGCTTGCTAAAGAAACAGCTGCCACAGCCACAGGTCAGTAACCTCATCTGTTTTACAAACAAGTACACTATTTTGGACATCAATTTAGTCAAACCTTATCTAGCAGTACATGTTGCACATGCGGGGTTGGGTGTATGAGTATGACAATCATATGTGTACGTTTGTATATCAATTTTATTATATTTTACAATTTTATTAAATTTTTTCTCCAATATTGTTTATGGCATTGGCTCAACCGCCAACAAATACCTTTGACTGCTGCTTTGGATTCCGGTAGGTTAAGGGGAAATTGTATTACTAGTATTCATGGAAAATTGAGTAGCTCCATTTTCACATGGAAAACCTTATGTATCTGATACGATGCGTGATGGTTTTAAGTTGCGGTGGAACGCAAGTCCTACATTGACAAGAAAATGAGAACGTTGATATGCGAGGATATGTGAATCCATAATCGGTCAGATCAAATTAAAATGGAAAAGTATAGAGAATTGTGCATAAATTTAATCTTAGAATTTTAATTCAGATAGGAAAATATTTAGTTAAATAAATTTGAGTTCTTAGTGTTTTTGATTTTGCAGGTTGGAAAGCTATGTTCAAATCTTAGTTTGGAATTTTCATATAACTAGATTCTGTAAATTTTGAATATTTTTAGTTCTGATTACGTATAACACCGTTCTTCATCTACAAATGAGTTATATTTTGCATATTTACGTACACAGTACATTTTGAAATGTCACTATGGGACATTATTTTTTGAGAAGTACAATGCATGCTGTTTTGATCAAAGATATTTTTCTTCCTTTCTGTTCAAAAAGATACAGCTCATACATTAGTACTACTGTGTGATTATCTTTTGAACCAGGGCTACTATCTTAGCTCACAAATGATATTTAAATATAAAGTTATGTATCataaaaaggaaatataatatcgtGTTTGTGTCATGTACAAGCAAAACTATGGATATTGCCATTACTAAGTTGTCCTATACTGTTGGCAGGTCGGTGCTGGAAGTGATTTTGATGAGCTGAAAGATATTGGGATGAAGATTGTTAAAAAATGTGATGGTTTACCACTTGCTATTAAAGTTATGGGTGGACTGTTAAGCACAAGAAATCCTAATGAACGTGACTGGGAGAATGTTTTGCACAAGGATTTTGGCTGGAAAGAAGAAGACGGGCCAGGAGAGAAATTAAACTACTCAGTAAGCTTGAGCTATGATGATTTATCTCCAGAGTTGAAGCAATGCTTTCTCTACTACTCACTTCTCCCAAAGGGTTCagattttaagaagaagacgattaTTAGCATGTGGATCTGTGAAGGGTTTGTTCAGCACGATGGGAGGTCGGAGTCAGATCAGGTCGATCTAGAACAAATAGGGGATGATTATCATCGAGAGTTGGTGGCTAGGAATCTTTTGGAGCCCGATGATTCAAATAATAACATATGGGAGTACACCTTGCATGATGTTGTCCGCTCGTTTGCTCAATTTATGGCTAAAGAAGAAGTGTTAGTGGTTCACAAGGATCAAGTTGACATTAGAAATCTTCTTTCAGAAAACAAAAATCTCTGCCGTCTCTCAATAAAATCAACTCATTCAGAACTAGAGTGGACCATCCTAGAGAAGCAAGGAAGAGTGAGGACATTATTTTTTGTAGACTGTAAGATTAAACCTGGTGGTTCATTGGCAAATTTTGCTAGTATAAGGGTACTGGATATTAGCTCTGAGGAATCTGATTGGTTAGTAGACACTTTGTGTAATCTGAAACACCTAAGATACTTGTCATTCTCTGGTACAGACATATCTAGGCTTCCAGATGACATCCATAAGATGAGGTTCCTTCAACACATTCAGCTCACGAACTGTACAAAATTGGACAAGCTTCCAGACAGCATCACAAAACTAGCGTTTTTAAGATGTCTTGACTTACGTTGGTCCCGTGTAGAAGTTATACCAAGAGGATTTGGTGGTTTAACAGGTTTGAGATCCCTTTTGGGGTTTCCAGTAAAGATGGATGGGGAGTGGTGCAGTTTAGAAGAGTTGGAGGCTCTTTCACATCTTAGAATTCTTTCGGTCCAAAGTCTAGAAAATGTGCCTGGTAGTTCAGTTGCTAAAAGGGCCCAGATTAGCAACAAGGAGAATCTAGAATATTTGGAGTTAAATTGCTACAAGGGTGAGACAGATGAAGTGCACCAAATTGGGGTGGAGCAACAAGAGAGAATAGAGGCTGTATATGATGAGCTCTGCCCTCCACCTGCTAGATTGGAGACACTGCTAATAAGAAGATATTTTGGTGGTCGACTACCAAATTGGTTGCAGTCCCCAGCAGCAACAAGTTTTAAGAGCTTGAAGCATATTGGCCTAGAGCACATAACCCACTGCACCCGACTACCCGATGGTTTGTGCATGATGCGCAGTTTGGAAAATATACAGATCATAGATGCTCCAGCCATCGAGCACGTCGGGCCTGACTTCCAGACCCATGatgcagcaaggggagaaggaggtgTCGCATTCCCAAGTCTGAGAGAATTGGTGTTGAGTGGGTTGTCCGGATTGAAGGAGTGGGactgggaggaggaggcggagcagagCAAAGTCATCGCCATGCCAGCTCTGGAGCATCTCGTACTCGTGGACTGCAAGAAGCTGACACACCTTCCCCGAGGACTTGCTAGTGCCCGCAGGCATAATCTGAGAATCCTTGAGCTAGAGAAGCTCCCGCTCCTAGAATATGTGGAGAACTTCCCTTCAGTTGTGGAGCTCAAAGTGTATGTCTGCCCTGAGCTGAAGAGGATCAGCGGCCTCTCTAAGCTGCGGACGGTCGACATCTACGATTGCCCAAAGCTGAAGCTGCTGGAGGGTGTGTCGGTGCTGGACAGCATGGAGCTGGATGAGGAACACTGGGAGGTTAGTGGAGCAGATGCGAGGTGCACACCCAAGAGCAAGGGATATCAACAAGGTGAAGACCAAGTGTCGCGTGAGCTCCCACAAGACCTTGTTATAACCAGGACTGTAGCTCTGAACTCGCTCAAGAGATGAGCATTTTCACCTGTAATAAGACAGTACTACTTCATGGCAGCAGGTTCGGTTCCTTCATGCTCCTGAAAAGGCACAAGAATTGGTTTATATATGCTGCTGAATTCATCTTCATTTGGTTGATATCTGTAATCAGTGGAATAGGTGCGGCGAGCAGTCTGGGCGTGAGAAGGGAAAATCATATACACTTCCTTATGCAAATAAATGGAGCCAAAATGCACTGAAACTGAATGCtcttctttacgctgctgagttGTTCAGTTTCAGTTTGGTAATTAGAATGGTGTCGATGTAAGAAAGggcttctcttctcttttgcagCTAGCTTTGTTTGTAAGCGTGTGTGTCGGGATGAGCATTTTCACCTGTAATAATAATAGTGAGACAGGTGCAATCTGCAGCACTACCATGCATGGCAGGTTTCAAGCTTTCCATGCAAATATGACTGTAATCTGACTTGGGAGTTTCGTTTCATACCTCCTCTCCTTTGTCTGAACTCACAAGCTCCTAACTTGACaactcgtctctctctctctctctctctctctctctctctctctctctctctctctctctctctctctctcctaactTGACAACGAAATTATGTATATATCGGGTATGTATATACCCAATAATTTATGTAAATATATGGGTATTTAATACCTACTAACGATACCACAAAAAAAATACCTACTAACGATATTATGTACAAATACAGGTATCAAATACCTACTCGTGTATTTATGTATACATGCGGGTACGTATATGCCCAATAATTTATTTTAGAACTATTtatgttttatttttttttctaacTATCTAATACGGGTATGCAATACCTACTACCAAAATTATATGCATTCTCAGGGTGCGtatatgtgacgcccggataattaggctacagtaaccctccgctaatgatgccacgtcacctcggttactgttgctaacctcataATGATTCGAAACCGTTTTGAAATTTAAATTCTAAACATGTCAAACAACAAacgttttcaaaagttgaaacaaaaatgttcggtgggtgccgaatattacaagggtaattataataaagaaaacatatttttagaaagtgtctgaatattttaaaatgaattaaaacagaaaaggaaaaataaggaaagaaaaacaaacaaaataaataaaggggGGGAAACCCCCTGGCCAACTGAGCCAAACGGCCCAGCCGCCCGGCCCACTGACCCATCCGGCCAGCCCACTGGCCCANNNNNNNNNNNNNNNNNNNNNNNNNNNNNNNNNNNNNNNNNNNNNNNNNNNNNNNNNNNNNNNNNNNNNNNNNNNNNNNNNNNNNNNNNNNNNNNNNNNNNNNNNNNNNNNNNNNNNNNNNNNNNNNNNNNNNNNNNNNNNNNNNNNNNNNNNNNNNNNNNNNNNNNNNNNNNNNNNNNNNNNNNNNNNNNNNNNNNNNNNN includes:
- the LOC119346608 gene encoding putative disease resistance protein RGA3 gives rise to the protein MAGGNSWKDWPNLYHGHDALYKGFDDDDDEDGGGTSSCLSLREKLSFLGCLGDILQPFLFCVKNPGFANEVGGRIKKLNDELATIRMGVADFNFIDLGSYEERRRPPTSSASYPRRENAQFVQSDLVGDQIKKNTEELVQKLISTDHRDHGIGSSNMVKVVGIVGQGGIGKSTLAKKVFASEAIKEEFKIKIWLSVTQQFNKVDLLRAAISQAGGKHGDENDETILVQDLTDALSKKKFLLVMDDVWNQEAWENVLRTPIPNAADTQPGSRVLVTSRKVDVVRSMGASILRVDTLNDEDAWCLLKKQLPQPQVGAGSDFDELKDIGMKIVKKCDGLPLAIKVMGGLLSTRNPNERDWENVLHKDFGWKEEDGPGEKLNYSVSLSYDDLSPELKQCFLYYSLLPKGSDFKKKTIISMWICEGFVQHDGRSESDQVDLEQIGDDYHRELVARNLLEPDDSNNNIWEYTLHDVVRSFAQFMAKEEVLVVHKDQVDIRNLLSENKNLCRLSIKSTHSELEWTILEKQGRVRTLFFVDCKIKPGGSLANFASIRVLDISSEESDWLVDTLCNLKHLRYLSFSGTDISRLPDDIHKMRFLQHIQLTNCTKLDKLPDSITKLAFLRCLDLRWSRVEVIPRGFGGLTGLRSLLGFPVKMDGEWCSLEELEALSHLRILSVQSLENVPGSSVAKRAQISNKENLEYLELNCYKGETDEVHQIGVEQQERIEAVYDELCPPPARLETLLIRRYFGGRLPNWLQSPAATSFKSLKHIGLEHITHCTRLPDGLCMMRSLENIQIIDAPAIEHVGPDFQTHDAARGEGGVAFPSLRELVLSGLSGLKEWDWEEEAEQSKVIAMPALEHLVLVDCKKLTHLPRGLASARRHNLRILELEKLPLLEYVENFPSVVELKVYVCPELKRISGLSKLRTVDIYDCPKLKLLEGVSVLDSMELDEEHWEVSGADARCTPKSKGYQQGEDQVSRELPQDLVITRTVALNSLKR